GGCTAACGGTTGTGGGAATCGGTGAAGACGGCTTCAAGGGCCTGGGCAAGAATGCCCGGCGCGCCCTGTTGGGCGCCTCGCGAATCTTCGGCGGCCAGCGGCAACTGAATTTGTTGCCAGCGTGCATTCGTGGCGAGCGGCAGTTGTGGCCCAGTCCGTTTTCCCTTGACCCCGTTCTGGCGCTGCGTGGCGAACCGGTCTGCGTGCTGGCCAGCGGTGATCCGATGTTCTTCGGCGTCGGCGCCAGCCTGGCCCGGCAAGTGCCTGACGCTGAAATGCTGATCCAGCCCGCGCCCTCCTCCTGTTCACTCGCGGCGGCGCGAATGGGCTGGCCCTTGCAGGAGGTGGTGACGCTTTCGTTGGTAGCCCGGCCCCTCGCCGCACTGAACGCGCAGTTGTTCAGCGGCGTGCGTTTGCTGGTGCTGAGCAACGATGGCCAAAGCCCGGCCGCCGTTGCGGCATTGTTGCGTGAACGCGGTTTCGGTCCGAGCCGTCTCAGCGTGCTGGAACATTTGGGCGGCGCAAACGAACGGCGCATCGATGGGGTGGCCAATGACTGGAACGATCCAGCGGTCGCCGATCTGAACCTGATCGCCATCGAATGCATCGCCGCGCCGGACACCCCGCGGCTCTCACGACTGGCCGGCCTACCAGACTCGGCCTTCCAGCACGACGGTCAACTGACCAAACGCGACGTCCGCGCGATCACCCTTGCGCGCCTGGCCCCGGTACCCGGCGAACTGCTGTGGGATGTCGGCGCCGGCAGCGGCTCGATCGGCATCGAATGGATGCGCGCCCACCCCAGTTGCCGCACGCTGGCCATCGAATCCGATGAAGGTCGGCAGCTGTTGATCGAACACAATCGCGATGCCCTCGGCGTGCCCGGTCTGCAATTGATTCGCGGCAGTGCGCCGCAGGCCCTGGCCGGGCTCGAACTCCCGGATGCGATTTTTATCGGTGGCGGGGTCACCCGTGAAGGTGTGCTCGACACCTGCTGGGCGCAACTCAAACCCGGTGGCCGATTGATCGCCAACGCCGTCACGTTGCAAAGCGAAGTCACCCTGATGACCTGGCGCGAACGCCACGGCGGCGAGCTGACCCGCATTCACGTTGCCCAGGCCCAGCCGCTGGGGGAGTTCGACACCTGGCGTCAGGCGCTGCCGATTACCTTGCTGGACGTGACGAAGCCCCTCGATGCGTGACGAAACCGCCGAACAACCCGCCCCGCTGCGCAGCGGCCTGACCACGGGCAGTTGCGCCACCGCGACCAGTCTGGCAGCGGCCCGTTTGTTATTGGGAGGGATGAGCGCTGACGCCGTGGAGATCGTGCTGCCCAAGGGCAAGCAGGTGCGGATGCGCCTGGAATTCTGCCGCCTGATCGACGACGGCGCCGAAGCCGGGACGATCAAGGATGCCGGGGATGACCCCGACGTGACCCATGGCGCGTTGCTGTATTCCCAGGTGCGACTGCGCGACGAGCCGGGTATCCGTTTCAGCGCCGGGCGTGGCGTCGGCACGGTCACCCGGCCGGGGCTGGTGCTGGGCGTCGGCGAGCCGGCAATCAACCCGGTGCCGCGCAAAATGATCACCGAGCACCTGACGTTGTTGGCCGAAGAACTCGGCTATGGCGGCGGTTTCGAGGTCACGGTCAGCGTCGAGGACGGCGAGGCGCTGGCCTTGAAAACCATGAACCCACGACTGGGCATTCTGGGCGGGTTGTCGATCCTCGGCACCAGCGGCATCGTCCGGCCGTTTTCCTGTGCGGCTTACATCGCCTCGATCCACCAGGGCATCGATGTGGCCAAAACCAACGGTTACCTGCACATCGCCGCCTGTACCGGCAACGCCAGCGAGGACACCATGCGCCGCGTCTACGACCTGCCGGAAATCGCCCTGATCGAAATGGGCGACTTCGTCGGCGCCGTGCTCAAACACTTGCGCAAAGTGCCGGTGGATAAACTCAGCCTGTGCGGCGGCTTCGGCAAGATCAGCAAACTGGCGGCCGGGCACATGGATTTGCACAGCCGGCATTCCAGCATCGACCTGCCGCAACTGGCCGAATGGGCCGCCACAATGGGCGCCGACAAGGCGCTGCAGCAAGGCATTCGCGACGCCAATACCAGCCAGCAAGCCTTGGCGATGGCCAGCGCGGCGGGCATCGCCCTTGGAGATGCGGTGTGTCAGCACGCGTTGGACTTCGCCCGCAGCGTGGTGCCGGCGCAGGTTCAGGTTGAAGTCTTTGCCATCGATCGCCAGGGCGGAATTGTCGGCCATGCAGGTGCTTTTCAATGAAGCGTATTTTGCTGCTGGGCGGCGTGACCGAAGCCTTGGCCATCGCCCGCACGCTGGGGCCGGAACACATCTATAGCCTGGCCGGTGTCGGTCGCGTGCCGACGGACCTGACCTGCCAGGTGCGCGTTGGCGGCTACGGCGGTGCCGAAGGCCTGGCGCAGTTCATTCGCGATGAAGGGATCGATCTGCTGCTGGACGCGACCCACCCCTACGCTGCACAAATCAGCCACAACGCCAAGGCCGCCGCGCAGCTGAGCGGCATTGCATGCTGGGCGTTACGCCGCCCTGCCTGGCAGCCACAGGCCGGGGACGACTGGCGCGACGTCAGCGATTGGGCCGAACTGATCGAAGCCCTGAAACCCTTCCGCCGACCGCTGTTCACCCTCGGCCGCGAACCGTTGCAGCACCTGCACGAAATTCCGCTGGAGCAATTCTGGACCTTGCGCGCCCTGGACGCTTACCCGGGCAACGAACGCTGCGAAGTCATCGGCGCGCGCGGGCCGTTTCTGATCGAGGATGAACGGGAGCTGTTTGAACGTCGGCAGATTGATGTGCTGATCAGCAAGAACAGCGGCAGCACCGCGACCGAACCGAAACTGGAAGTGGCGCGGGAGCGTGGGGTGCCGGTGATTGTGTTGCAGCGGCCGGTGTTGCCGGGGGTGGATCGGGAGTTTGGATCGGTGAGTGAGTTGTTTGCTGCACTGGCGGAATGCAATCTGCCGGACGCCTAAGTAATTGTGGCGAGGGAGCTTGCTCCCTCGCCATAGGGTTGTATGCCGAACGCAATTCATCCGGCATTTCGAATCAGAGCCACTACTCTCTTTTGAAAGTGCACTGCGACACCACACCGCACGCCGCTTTTTTACTTATCGGCCCTGATCAGGCTAAATAGCCGCGACTGATCGCCCACCCAACGGATTTTGTCCCATGTCCCGACAACGGCTAGCAATTGCCTGGATCGCCTGCTTCGCAGTGCTGTTCAACATGCTCGCCATGCCGATGACCGGAGCCATGGCGCAGTCGGCGAAATCACCCGCCGAGCAATTGTTGTGGGGCAGTTTCTGTACGTCCAGCGGCACGAAGATGGTGGCGATTTCCCTGGGCGACCTTGATCAAAAAGCCCCGCAGAACGACGACCATTCCAACATGCAGCATTGCTGGTGCTGTTCCGGCTCCGCGCCGTTGGTGGCGTTGCCGGGGCATGCGCCACAACTGTATTTCGCTCGTTTCGAAGCCAATCGAAGCGTGCCTGCCACCGCTCTCGACACCCCCACCCCGCGCCAGCAATGGCCGAGCCTCAACCCCCGCGCGTCCCCTCTGGTGTGATTCCTTCTCGCAATTGAACTGCGTCTTGAATCGCTCTGGAGAACTGCCATGTTGAACAAACTCATCGTTCTGGCTGCGTTGCTGCTGCCTGCCTGCTTTGCCAATGCCCACGAATACAAGGTCGGCGAACTGCAGATCGCTCATCCGTGGTCCCAGGAGTTGCCGCCCAACGCGCCAACCGTAGCGGCCTATTTTGTTATTCAGAACACCGGAAAAGCCGCCGACCGCCTGCTCAGCGTCGACTCGCCGATTGCCGGTGAAGCGCAATTGCATGAGCACATCATGCAAAACGACCTGATGAAAATGCAGCAAGTGCCGAGCGTCGAGATTCCTGCCGGTGGCAACGTCACGTTTGCGCCAATGGCCTATCACGTGATGCTGGTGAATCTGAAAGACCGCAACCTGCTGAGCGACGGCAAGCGTTTCCCGCTGACCCTGCACTTCGAAAAATCCGGTGACGTGACGGTCGAAGTCGCGGTGCAGAAGAAGCCACCAGAAGTCATGCAGATGCACACCCACGCCCAGTAAATCACTGAGCTGAACATACCCATGCGCCCGCTTAGCGCCAGGTCATCCGCACACCGTCGTCAGTCGTCAAGCCTGACGCACGGCAGCTGGATCAGCCTGTTCGCCATGCTGATGATCTTTATCGGCCCGCTGATTTCTCAGTCGATGCCGATGGATCAACGCGCCTCGTCGATGTCGATGAGCATGTCGATGGACATGAGCATGGACATGTCGGCCATGGAGCACGCCAACCACGGCGCGCAACCCGCCGCCGAGCACTGCCCGCCCAAAACCTCGCACCACGCGCTCTGGGAAAAATGCGGCTATTGCAGCCTGCTGTTCAATTGCCCGGCGCTGACCGGCGGCCAGACCTTCGTCGCGTTCGACACACCAACAGCCACCACCTTCACCACTCCCTCCCCTCGCCTGGGCCATGCCCAGTACACCGTCTTCCCCGGCGCCCGAACCCGCGCCCCACCCATCGTCGCGTAAACACGCACCTCTGATTTCACACGGTTTTGCAGACAGCCACAGGCTGTCCGCCGTGTCGTTTACGACTGCTCGATGGAAATTGTCATGTCCAGGTTTGCTGCTGACACACGCTTGAGCCCTGCCCAAGCTTCTTTTGCCCCGAACGAATCGAGTATTCGTTTCAGGCACGCCACCGCCGTCCTTTGCAGCGCATTGCTGACATCCACGGTGCTGGCCAACGAACACGCGGGCCACGGTGAAGAACTGAGCCCGACGGTGATCACCGCCATTGCCCCGAGTTCGCCGCTGACCATCGTCACCAACCCCAAGGACCCGCGCCAACCCGTTCCGGCCAGCGACGGTGGCGACTACCTGAAAACCATCCCCGGCTTCGCCCTGGTACGCAACGGCGGCACCAACGGTGATCCGGTGCTGCGCGGCATGTTCGGTTCGCGACTGAACATCCTCACCAACGGCGGCCAATTGCTCGGCGCCTGCCCCGGCCGGATGGACGCGCCCACCTCCTACATCTCGCCGGAAACCTACGACAAACTCACCGTCATCAAAGGTCCGCAAACCGTACTGTGGGGACCGGGCGCATCGGCGGGCACGATCTTGTTCGAGCGTGAACCGGAAAGCTTCGGCGAACTCGGTACCCGCGTGAACGCCAGCGTGTTGGCCGGCTCCAACGGCCGTTTTGACAAAGTGGTGGACGCCGCTGCCGGCGGGCCGCTGGGCTACGTGCGCGTGATCGGCAACACCGCGCACGCCGACGACTACAAGGACGGCAACAACGACACCGTGCCGTCGCGCTACGACAAGTGGAACGGCGATGTGGCGCTCGGCTGGACGCCGGACGCCGACACGCTGCTGGAGCTGACCGCCGGCAAAGGCGATGGCGAGGCCCGTTACGCCGGGCGCGGCATGGACGGCTCGCAGTTCAAGCGTGAAAGCCTGGGCCTGCGGTTCGAAAAATCGAACATCGGCGAGGTGCTGGACAAGGTCGAAGCGCAGATCTACTACAACTACGCCGACCACGTGATGGACAACTACACGCTGCGCACGCCATCGGGCACCGGGATGATGGCCGGCCCAATGGCTTCCAACGTCGACCGCCGCACCCTCGGCGCGAGGATCAAGGCGACTTGGCGCTGGGCCGATGTGCAGTTGATCAGCGGCATCGATGCGCAGACCAACGAGCATCGCCAACGCGGCAGCATGGGCGTCGATACCTACAAGGACCTGCCGTATACCAAGGACGCCGACTTCCATAACTATGGCGTGTTCAGCGAACTGACCTGGTACGCCGCCGACCGTGACCGGTTGATTACTGGTGCACGCCTGGACCGTGCATCGGCCAAGGATTACCGGCAGACCACCGGTTCCGGGATGATGACTCGCCCCAACCCGACCGCCGACGAAACCCGCGCCGACACATTGCCAAGCGGCTTCCTGCGCTACGAGCATGACCTCGCCGACAGCCCGACCACGCTCTACGCCGGCCTCGGTCACACCCAGCGTTTCCCCGATTACTGGGAACTGTTTTCGCCCAAGTCCGGCCCCGCCGGATCGGTGAATGCCTTCGATTCGATCAAGCCTGAAAAAACCACCCAGCTCGATTTCGGCCTGCAATACAAGACCGAGGACCTCGAAGCCTGGGCCTCGGGTTATGTCGGCCAGGTGCGCGATTACATCTTGTTCAACTACACCCCGACCATGATGGGCACCACCTCCCAGGCGCAGAACATCGACGCGCGAATCATGGGCGGCGAACTCGGCGCGGCCTACCAGCTGACCAGCAACTGGAAGGCCGACGCGACCCTGGCCTACGCCTGGGGCAAGAACAGCAGCGATGGCAACGCATTGCCGCAAATGCCGCCGCTGGACGCGCGTTTCGGCCTGACCTACAGCGAAGACAACTGGAGTGCCGGTGCCCTGTGGCGAGTGGTCGCGGCGCAAAACCGCATCGACCAGAACAAGGGCAACGTGGTCGGCAAGGACTTCGACAAGACCTCCGGCTTTGGCGTGTTCTCGCTCAATGGCGCCTACCGTATCAACAAAAACTGGAAGGTCAGCAGTGGCGTCGACAACCTGTTCGGCAAGGCTTACGCCGAGCATTTGAACCTGGCCGGCAACGCCGGTTTTGGCTATCCGGCTAATGACCCGCAGGCCATCAAAGAACCGGGGCGAACGCTCTGGACCAAGGTGGACATGAGCTTCTAAGAGTATCGCGGGCAAGCCCGCTCCCACATGGACAGTGGAGAACCTGTGGGAGCGAGCCTGCTCGCGATCGGTTGCGCAGCAACCGCAAAACAAACAACTAAAAGAACCATGCCAAAGCGGAGCACACGTGATGAAACAGCCCAAAGTAAATTTCTACAACCTGGCCTGGCGCTGGCATTTCTATGCCGGTCTGTTCGTCGCGCCATTCATGGTGATGCTGGCCTTGACCGGCGTCATCTACCTGTTCAAGCCGCAACTCGATCCGATGATGTACGGCAGCCTGATGAACGTACCGGCCGGGCATCACAGCGTCCCGGCCGATGACCTGCTCAAACGGGTGAAACAAGCGTACCCACACGCCACGATCAAACAGTACCTGCCGCCGGTCAACGCCGAGCGCAGCGCTCAGTTTGTCGTGATCAATGGCGGTAGCGAACTCAACGTATTCGTCGATCCCTATCAGGGCGACATCCTCGGCGAGCAAGACGCCAAGAAGAATCTGCAAGCGGTGGCGCGAGCGATTCATGGTGAATTGATGATCGGCACCGTCGGTGATCGATTGGTCGAACTGGCTGCTGGCTGGGGCGTGGTGTTGGTGGTTTCCGGCGTGTTCCTGTGGTGGCCGCGTGGCCAGGCGGCCGGTATTTTGTGGCCGCGCCTGACCAGTCGCGGTCGGGTGCTGTGGCGTGATTTGCATGCTGTGACCGGGTTCTGGGGCGCATCGTTGCTGCTGGTGATGCTGCTCAGCGGCATGACCTGGACCGGGTTCTGGGGCCAGAAATATGCGCAGGTGTGGAACGTGTTTCCGGCGGCAATGTGGGACAACGTGCCCAAATCCGATGTCGAGGCCCGCAGCCTCAACACTGCCACTCGCCAGACCGTGCCATGGGCGATGGAAAACACGCCGATGCCGATGTCCGGCGACCACGCCGAACACATGGCCCACGATGGCGCCAAAGCCGGCCCCGCCGCACCGACCATCAGCCTGCAAGACGTGCAGAACATCGCCGTGCAACGCAAGGTCGAGCCTGGTTACAGCATCACCTTCCCGACCACCGACACCGGCGTGTTCACCATCGCCGTGTTCGCGGACGACCCGCGCAATGACGCCACTTTGCATGTCGACCAGTACACCGGCGATGTCCTCGCCGACGTGCGCTACGAGCAATACGGGACCGTCGCCCGCGCAACGGAAATCGGCGTGATGTTGCATGAAGGCAAGATGTTTGGCGTGTTCAACCAGATCGTCGTGCTGCTGATCTGCCTGATGATTTTGCTCAGCGCGGTGAGCGGCGTGGTGATCTGGTGGAAACGTCGTCCACAAGGCAAGTTCGGTGTTCCACCGCTGCGCCACGACCTGCCGAGATGGAAAACTGCGATGGTCATCATGTTCGCTCTGGCCGTGGCGTTTCCGTTGGTGGGGGCTTCGCTGGTGATGGTGTGGGTGCTGGATCGCGTGCTGTTTTCGCGATTCACCCGGCAAACTGAATCGGCCTCACCTTCTTCATGAAGCAGGCGAGATGCGCGATTTAGACGAATCTGTAGACTTGCCGCGCTTAGCTCGGCATCATCTCTAGTGTTACTGTATAACTCAAATACAGTGTTTTGATCAGCAGGCCCGCGCCCCCAGGATTTGCGCGATCCCTGTGGGAGCGCGCTTGCCCGTAATGGCGTCATCAGCATCACCCACTCTCTCAGAGCAACTGCATGACCTCGCTTAACCTCTCAAACCTCGCTTGGACACCCCTGGGCCACGGCCACTGCCATCACCAGTTCCAGCTGCGTGAGGCGTCCCTGCAGGTGGCCGCCGGTGAGTTCGTCGGGTTGATCGGCCCCAACGGCAGCGGCAAGACCAGCCTGCTGCGCTGCGCTTATCGCTTCAGCAAGCCCGAGAGCGGCGAGGTCCGGCTCGACCACCATAACGTCTGGAAGCAATCCTCGCGCTGGTGCGCCCAACGCATCGCCGTGGTGTTGCAGGAGTTCCCCGATGCCTTCGGTCTGACCGTCGACGAAGTGGTCGCCATGGGCCGCACACCGCACAAAGGCCTGTTTGGTGGCGACACGATTGAAGACCGGAATCTGGCAACTCAAGCATTGGAGTCCGTCGGCCTCAGAGGCTTCGAAGACCACGCCTTCGCCACCCTCTCCGGCGGTGAAAAACAACGTGTGATCCTCGCCCGCGCCCTGGCTCAGCAACCGCAATTGCTGATCCTCGACGAGCCGACCAACCACCTCGACCCACGCTATCAACTGGAACTGTTGCAACTGGTCAAACGCCTGAAAATCGGCACCCTGGCCAGCATCCACGACCTCAATCTGGCGGCCGCTTTCTGCGATCGTTTGTACGTGATCCATCACGGTCGCATCGTCGCCAGCGGCACGCCGAAAGAAGTCCTGAGCGCCCCGCTGCTGCGCGACGTGTTCGGCGTCGAAGCGCTGATCGATGAACACCCCTTGCACGGCTACCCACGAATTACCTGGATAACCCAACCATGACTTTGCGTTCCCTGCTTTGCTTCACGCTGTTGCTGGGCAGTGCCCACGCGTTGGCCGAGGCCACGAACTACCCGTTGACGATCCAGAGCTGCAACCGCGAAGTGACCTTCACGCAGGCGCCGAAACACGCGGTCAGCCACGACATCAACATGACCCAGATGATGCTCGCCCTTGGCCTCAAACCGCGCATGGCCGGCTACAGCGGCGTGTCCGGCTGGAAGTCAGTCACGCCCGAGATGCAGACCATCCTCGACGGCTTGCCCGAGCTGGCAGCCAAATACCCGTCGGTGGAACCCCTGCTCAATGCCAACGTCGACTTCTTCTTCGCCGGCTGGGATTACGGCATGCGCGTGGGTGGCGACCTCACGCCTCAAACGTTGCAACCGCTGGGCATCAATGTCTACGAGCTGACCGAGTCCTGCGCCTTTGTCATGAAGCGTCCACCGGCCAGCCTGGAAGACACCTACAACGACCTGCGCAACCTCGGCAAGATCTTCGACGTGCAGGACCGCGCCAATGCCTTGATCGCCCAAATGCAGGCGCAAGTCGCCGAGGTGCGCAAGGGGCTGCCCGCCGATAAACCGCGGGTGTTCCTTTACGACAGTGGCGAAGACCGCGCCATGACGTCCGGCCGCCTAGGCATGCCGCAGGCACTGATCGATGCCGCGGGCGGGCGCAACATTCTGGACGACGTCGAGGCGAGCTGGACCCGCGTCAACTGGGAAGACGTGGTCGAGCGCAACCCTCAGGTGATCGTGATCGTCGACTACGGCGAAGTCACCGCCGAACAGAAGGAGCAATTCCTGCTCAGCAACAAGGCGCTGCAATCGGTGGACGCGATCAAGAACCAGCGTTTCATCGTGATTCCGTATGTGCAAGCCACGCCGGGCATCGACAACGTGCTGGCGGTTGAAACCCTGGCCAAAGGTTTCCACGGCGAATGATGGATCGTCGCTATGTCTTGCTGCTGGTGATGCTCAGCGCGCTGTTGCTGGTCTCGTGCGTGGTGTCGCTGGGCTTCGGTCCGGCGCGGGTTCCGGTGGACGTGGTGGGGCGGATCTTGCTGCACAAGGTGTTCGGTGTGGGTGAAGTGAGCTGGACTGCAGGGCAGGAGCACATTGTCTGGCTGATCCGCGTGCCGCGCATGCTGCTCGGTGCGCTGGTCGGTGCTGGCCTGGCGCTGATCGGCGCGGTGCTGCAAGCGGTGACGCGCAATCCATTGGCCGACCCGCACCTGCTAGGGGTCACTTCCGGTGCGACCCTTGGCGCGGTGATTGTGGTGCTGCACGTCGGTGAAATCGTCGGCCTGCTGACCTTGCCGATCGCGGCGTTTATAGGCGCGCTGCTGAGCATGTTGACCGTGCTGATGATCGCCAATCGCAACGGTCGTCTGGACAGTGACCGGCTACTGCTGTGCGGCGTGGCGGTGTCGTTCGTGATGATGGCGATTGCCAATTTGCTGCTGTTCCTCGGCGACCACCGGGCGAGTTCGGCGGTGATGTTCTGGATGCTCGGCGGGCTCGGGTTGGCGCGCTGGGAGTTGCTTGCGGTGCCGGCCGCCAGCGTGTTGCTGGGATTGGTCTTGCTGCTAGGCATGGCCCGACCGTTGAATGCGCTGATGGCCGGCGAACAGACTGCCGTCACCCTTGGTTTGAATGCGCGTACCGTGCGCTTGCGGGTGTTTCTGATTGCATCGCTGATGACCGGCGTATTGGTGTCGATCAGCGGGTCGATCGGGTTTGTCGGGCTGATGGTGCCGCACATTGCCCGTCGACTGGTCGGGGCCGAGCACCGGCGATTGTTACCGGCGTGTGTATTGCTGGGCAGCGTGTTTCTGGTGTGGGTCGACGTCGCCGCGCGCACCCTGATCGCCCCCGAGGACTTGCCGATTGGCGTGGCCACGGCGGCGATTGGCGGGTTGTTTTTCATCGGCCTCATGCAGCGTCGCTGAGCCATGCCAACCGGAGGGGGGCACGGCTCATCCGGCGCTCAGATCAATGAACGCTGCACTTCACAGTTCGTCACGATCTGACTTCGTCGCCGGTTGCACAGGGGGCTGCCAGGTCGCATTCAATCGCCCGCGACGTTGCCAGTAACCATCGGTGTCCAGTACCTCAAGCAATCCGACACTGGCGAGCGCGGCGAGGTACGCAGCGACCCCGTCCTTCGCCTCCTCGTTGAACAAGGCCGTTTCCTGTGGCGAGAAGCTGGGGGTGAATTTGAACAGGGCCCCGCCACGACCGGTGAAATAGCAACAGCCCCCGGAGACACCGCTCTTTTTCACAACGTCTCTGCAGAACCACAGGTCGGCCAAGGCCAGGTTATCCATCAGTAATCGATCAGACGCGGTGGGGGCCTTCACGAACAGGTTGAAGCGTTTGTAGAACTGATGAACAGCCGCCCATTTGTAGTCCTGCGGAAAAACCGGCAACGGCAAAGGCTGCGCACCCGGCACCGTGACCGGTGCAATGGGCCCACCCGGCCCTGAGTAAAACAGCGTACTGGCAGCCCCACTGTTGACGCCGTCCTCATGCGGCTCGACGGCCACGAACGAAGAAGACGCCTGATGGATCAGCACGCCACCCAGATACGGTTGGCCGACGTACTCGCCAATCAATCGCTGCGCCAAGCGAGCCGCATCATCGGCATGGGCGAAGACGGGGCCGAGCGCAAACCGGTTGTCCTGCTCCCACTTGATCAGCTCGATGCCGGTTTTGACACCCCGGGCATCAACCCTGAGCGGCGACCAGAAAGCGCTGCGCACCACGACCTGCAACTCACCGTTGGCGATGACTTTGCGCAGGTAGTCAATCAGCGATTCCCGGCCTGATTGCAGGATTTTCTCGTAGGCCACCGTGGCATGAAACAGGGTCCACTCAGGTGCCTTGGCCCTGGGGGCATAGCGCAACAAGGCGCCGTCGGCGCAGGAGATGTAGACGTTGAGGTACGTGGATCCTTCAGCCGTGCGCACACCGACAGCGCCCAGCCCGTAGGACAGGTCTCGAGGCGAGATGAAGCTCTGCGTCACGTCATGGGGCAATCGTCCCGGGCTTGTCGACGGACACAAATAAATGCCCTCGACTCGATACCCCAACGGTAGCAACCCTTGGGGAAATACCCGCTCGACCGTGAGATGCCCTTGCCGCCCGTCGATCGGCAGCGTCGTCACGTACCGTTCACCGTTCAGTCCCTTGAGCACAAAGCCGAACATCAGGCTGGCACGGGCGCCTACCGTGCGATGGACATGGCGCATGGCATCGTCTACCTGCGTGAAGACCGGGCTGAGCGCCGGCTCGGTAATGGCAAATCGATGCACGTCCGACGAGATAATCCCCGGATAAGCACTCCAGTGCGACAGTTGCCTGGCCTCGCCCCACAGTCGGCTCCCCCGAATCACTTGCAACCGGCCGGCCCTTGCAACCTGATTGACATACTCGCTCGGTGTTAGCGTGCCGTTGCGCATCTGCAGTTCTATCGGGGTATGCCGGCGCTGCAATTGGCTGGGTGGCGCCAATGCCCGGGCGAGTTGCTTTTCGCTGGCGCTTGCACTGAGGGTGTAGCTGATCAGGCTGCCGTCGAGCCCCAGCAGGTATTCCTTGCCGGGCGACAGAGACGGGGAACCCCCCGAACCGGTCAGAATGTCCGCCAGAAAATCCGTGGAAAACATCGCCTGGTACACGTCCCGCTCGCGGTCCGACAGCGCGAAAATCGGTTCGACCGGAATTCTGGAATGGTACCGGGCGACGACCGTACTCTCGGTCAGAAACAAACCCTGTTCAATCAATTCATCCAGACGAATCCAGTTGGCAGGGAAGTTCTCGACCTCCACGGCCACCGGCAACGTTGCGACAAACAAACCATCGGCGCGACGCAGCACCAGGCCGCCGTAGACCCGCTCACGCCGTGAGCCCAACTGCGCCAGCGCATAGCCCGCGGCATCGTCCTGCGACACAAAGACCGGACTGAGGGCTCGCCGCTGGATCTGCACGAAAGGTGTCCAGTCAGGTCCGACACTCCCCGGCTCGTCCCACAGCTCACTGGTGCGCAGCACCTTCAGTTCTCCGGCCTTGGCGAGCATTTGAATGACGTTGGCATAGGGTCGTGTGTCCTTGCCCAATGCTGACGTCAGTTGCTGCACACCCTGATTGTCGAGTTGTGTTGAGGAGGCCGAGTACTGGTAACGCAACAATGCCCCATCCAGTGTTGCGATAAAAATGTTCAGGTCCTGAAAATGCGTCAGACGTTGCGTGCCCTTGTCGTC
This region of Pseudomonas mandelii genomic DNA includes:
- a CDS encoding PepSY-associated TM helix domain-containing protein; the protein is MKQPKVNFYNLAWRWHFYAGLFVAPFMVMLALTGVIYLFKPQLDPMMYGSLMNVPAGHHSVPADDLLKRVKQAYPHATIKQYLPPVNAERSAQFVVINGGSELNVFVDPYQGDILGEQDAKKNLQAVARAIHGELMIGTVGDRLVELAAGWGVVLVVSGVFLWWPRGQAAGILWPRLTSRGRVLWRDLHAVTGFWGASLLLVMLLSGMTWTGFWGQKYAQVWNVFPAAMWDNVPKSDVEARSLNTATRQTVPWAMENTPMPMSGDHAEHMAHDGAKAGPAAPTISLQDVQNIAVQRKVEPGYSITFPTTDTGVFTIAVFADDPRNDATLHVDQYTGDVLADVRYEQYGTVARATEIGVMLHEGKMFGVFNQIVVLLICLMILLSAVSGVVIWWKRRPQGKFGVPPLRHDLPRWKTAMVIMFALAVAFPLVGASLVMVWVLDRVLFSRFTRQTESASPSS
- a CDS encoding ABC transporter ATP-binding protein, which codes for MTSLNLSNLAWTPLGHGHCHHQFQLREASLQVAAGEFVGLIGPNGSGKTSLLRCAYRFSKPESGEVRLDHHNVWKQSSRWCAQRIAVVLQEFPDAFGLTVDEVVAMGRTPHKGLFGGDTIEDRNLATQALESVGLRGFEDHAFATLSGGEKQRVILARALAQQPQLLILDEPTNHLDPRYQLELLQLVKRLKIGTLASIHDLNLAAAFCDRLYVIHHGRIVASGTPKEVLSAPLLRDVFGVEALIDEHPLHGYPRITWITQP
- a CDS encoding ABC transporter substrate-binding protein; translation: MTLRSLLCFTLLLGSAHALAEATNYPLTIQSCNREVTFTQAPKHAVSHDINMTQMMLALGLKPRMAGYSGVSGWKSVTPEMQTILDGLPELAAKYPSVEPLLNANVDFFFAGWDYGMRVGGDLTPQTLQPLGINVYELTESCAFVMKRPPASLEDTYNDLRNLGKIFDVQDRANALIAQMQAQVAEVRKGLPADKPRVFLYDSGEDRAMTSGRLGMPQALIDAAGGRNILDDVEASWTRVNWEDVVERNPQVIVIVDYGEVTAEQKEQFLLSNKALQSVDAIKNQRFIVIPYVQATPGIDNVLAVETLAKGFHGE
- a CDS encoding FecCD family ABC transporter permease codes for the protein MMDRRYVLLLVMLSALLLVSCVVSLGFGPARVPVDVVGRILLHKVFGVGEVSWTAGQEHIVWLIRVPRMLLGALVGAGLALIGAVLQAVTRNPLADPHLLGVTSGATLGAVIVVLHVGEIVGLLTLPIAAFIGALLSMLTVLMIANRNGRLDSDRLLLCGVAVSFVMMAIANLLLFLGDHRASSAVMFWMLGGLGLARWELLAVPAASVLLGLVLLLGMARPLNALMAGEQTAVTLGLNARTVRLRVFLIASLMTGVLVSISGSIGFVGLMVPHIARRLVGAEHRRLLPACVLLGSVFLVWVDVAARTLIAPEDLPIGVATAAIGGLFFIGLMQRR